In the genome of Halalkalicoccus subterraneus, the window GAGGTCGGTCCGCCCCCAGCTCTCGGGAACCGAGACGTTGTACGCCACCGGTCCCTCCGAGAAACCACCGTCCCAACCGGTGCTCAGCCACCGAGTCCCCTCGCGTTCGACCCGTAGAACGCCCTCGCGGACCCGCGTCTCAAACATCGAGGAGGACCTCGATCAGTCGATCGTTCTCCTCGGGGGTCCGGACCGCGACCCTGACGTGGGAGTCGAGCCCGCGAAAGGAGCGGGCGTCCCTGACCGCCAGATCACCCTCGCGGACCCGGTCGAGCACCCGGTCGACCGACCGCGCGCCGGTGTCGAGCAGGAGGAACGGGGCCTCGGAGGGCACGACGTTATACTCGCTTTCGAGGGTCTCAGCCATCCGCGCGCGCTCGGTCCGGACGCGCCGACGGGTCTGCTCGACGAACCCGTATTGGGCCATACAGTGGGCGCCGACCGTGGCGGCGGGGGTTCCGAGGTTCCAGGCCCGTCGGGCGTTTTCGAGGCGCTCGCGGCGCTCGCCAGTCGCGACCAGGAACCCCGCCCGGAGTCCCGGCAGCCCGAACAGCTTGGTCAGCGATCGGGCGACGACCGCCCCCACACGGCCCGCCATCGAGTGGCGGTCGGTGAACCCCAGAAAGGCCTCGTCGACGAGCAACGCGGTGTCGGCCTCTCGGCAGCGCGCGAGGAAATCCAGCAGATCGCCCGACTCGTAGGCCGTCCCGGTGGGGTTGTTCGGGTTGCAGACGATCGCCATCGCGTGGTCGGCCGGGTCGCTCTCGCAGACCTCGTCGTGGGCGACGAACTCCACATCGGCGCCCTGGAGGTGAACCTCGCGGGCGTACTCGCCGAAGCTCGGGGTCGGGACGAGCACCGATTCGTCCCGCGAGACGGTCGTCGCGATCGCGAGCCGGATCCCCGCGAGCCCGCCCGGCGTCGGCACGACTCCCTCGGGCGGACAGTCGACGTACTCGCCCGCGGCGCTGCGGTACTCCGGGTAGGCGTCGTCCGGATAGCGCCTCGACCGGGCGAGCGCGTCCCCGTAGACGTCGGCGACCCCTGGCGGCGTTCGCGGGTTGACGTTCGCGCTAAAATCGATGACCTCCGGCTCGGAACAACCCCCGTGTGGTACGCGTCCGACCCTCGCCGCCGTGTCCGGATCCATACCGACGCATGACCGCGCGGGGTTAGAAGCGTTCGGACGCCACGCGTTCGGCGACCGCCAGGTCGGCCGGTTCGTTCACGTTGATCGCGAGCCCGACCCGATCCACCCTCTGAACCGACTCTTCCCCCTCTCCAACGACGTTCACTCCGGTCGGCGCGAGCGCGCGCCCCTCGCGTTCGAACCGCGTTCCGACGCTGACGCCGAGGGCACGCTTTCGCTCGACGGGCACACAGACCGTGCGCGACCCACGTTTATACCCATCGAGGGCGGCCCGGACGTCCGCCGGCAGGAGGCAGGGCAGGTCCGCGGTGAGGGTCACGACCGGCGGGTCGATCGCGCTGAGCGCCTGTGAGAGGTCCTCGACGTAGCCCGCGCCGGACGTTTCGATGATCGGGACGCGACCGGCGAGACGTGCCCGCGTCTGGGGAGTGTGTGTCGAGGGGGCGGCATGGACGGTCCCGACGACGGGCGCGACGGCGTCGAGCACCCGGTCGACCATGGGCGTTCCCCCGACTTCGACCAGCGGCTTCTCGCCCATCCCGAGACGGGTGCCCCGCCCGCCGCACATCACCAGAGCGTCCACGCGATCACCCCCGCGTGCAGTGCGAGGACCCGCCCGAGTTCGTTCGTGGCCCCGAGCACGTCGCCGCTGATCCCGCCCAGTCTGTAGTGCGCCCACCGGCCGAGCAGCGCACCCGACAGCGTCGCACCGCAGACGGCCGCCAGCGCCGGCACCGAGATGAGTGCGGCGGGAACTGCGGCCGCAAGAGGCGCGAGGAGCGTCCCCGATTCCTGTCCGACGAACTGTGAGCCCAGTCCCTCGTGGGCCAGCTCGCCGAGACGGATCAATAGAGCGACGGCGAACTTCGCGCCGACCTCCGCGGCCAGCACGATCCCGGCGGCCGCGGCCAGCGGCAGCCCCGCCAGCGCCACCCCCGCGAGCGCCAGCCCCGCGAGGACGATCCCGAGCGCGAGGAGCGCCCCGACGCCGACCGTCGTATCGCGCATGACCGCGCGGCGCTTCTCCCGGTCGCCGTGGACGACCGCCGCATCACCCAGGTCCGCGACGCCGTCGGCGTGGTTGACGCCGGTGACGAGGTAGACCACGGAAACGAAGGCGAACGCGGTGCTCGGCCCGGGGAGCGGGAGCAGGAAGGGGACCGAGAGGAGCGCCCCGACGACGTAGCCCGCGATCGGGAAGGCCGCCGGGCTTTCGCGAAACGCTTCCCAGGCGCGCTCGTCGCGGCCGACCGGCAGGCGCGTGAGGAAGCCGAGCGCCCCCCGGAGGGCGTCTACAGCCATGCGACCACCCCGGCAAGGGCGTACGAGAGCGCGCCCGCGAGCGCGACGATCCTGACCCCGCGGCGGGCGTCGGCCCCCGTCGGCAGGTCTCTAGAGGGATTTAGGACGTAGACGCCGGGTTTTTCGAGGCGCACGTCCAGCAGGCCGGCGAGCGTCGCCATCGGCCAGCCGGAGTTGGGGGAGGGCGGCGCGCCGGCCCACTCGCGGGCGCGAACGAGCGCGCCCGGTCGGCGGGCGGCGAGCGCGAGCAGGGCGGCGCTTGCGCGTGCGGGCAGCCACATGACGTAGTCATCGAGGCGGGCGCTCGCGGTGCCGTGGGGCTTCTCGGGGTAGCCGAGCGTCGAATCGAGCGTGTTGACCGCCTTGACCCAGGCCGCCCCACCGGCCCCGAGCGACGGCGAGAGCGGGGCGAGCAACGCGAACGCGGAAAGCGGTGCGACCAGCCCGTCCGCGAGGTTTTCACTGGCGCTCTCGACGGCGGCGCTCCGAAGTTCGCCCGCCGAGAGCTCCTCGGGGGTACGCCCGACGAGCGCCCGCACCGCCTCGCGCGCCCCTGCGAGGTCGCGCTCGCTTTCGTCGATCACCGTCCGCGCGACGTCCAGCAACATTCGCAGGCTCGTCGTGGCGAACAGCGCGCACCCGGCGGCGAGGATCCCGAAAAAGGGACCGAGCGAGCCGGCCAGCGCGACGAACCCCGAAACAGCGCCCGCGACGAACAGCGGACAGAGGAAAGCGATGGCCAGCCCCGCCGTTCCGGGATGACTCCACTCGCGGTCGGCTCGCTCGACCGCCCGGCCGAACCACGCGACGGGATGGACTTCTGTTGGTGGTTCTCCCAGCGCGAGTTCGAGGCCGACGGCGAGTGCGAGCGCCGCGAGCACGAGGCTCATCGCTCGCGCTCGCAGTCGTCGAGCAGCGCGGGCACCTCCGACAGCGCGATCCCATCGAGGACGATCGCGCGCCCGCCACAGGTCGCGATCCCGCCGTCGGCGACGGGCGAGTCCCCGACGTGCGTGAGCGTTTCGACGGACGTTCCGAGCCCGGTGGCGACCGCCTCGAACGCCTTCGGGTGGGGTTTCCGCCAGCCACAGTCCACGCTCGAAACGACCGCGTCGAACTCCCCGCGCAGGTCCGCGCGGATCAGCGTCCGGGCGACCAGTTCGGGCACGCTGCAGTTCGAGAGCAGGCCGACGGGCCCCAGTTCGTGGGCCGCCACGATCGCCTCGCGGGCTCCCTCTCGGACTTCGACGTCGGGGTCGAACGCCGCGATCACGGCTCGTCTGGCCGCGTTCTCCGGGACGTTGACCCCACAGGCGGCGAGCGCCCACGCGACGTGGGCGTGAAGGGGAACCTCCGCGCCCTCGGGAGCGTCGATCTGCGGGGTGCGGTAGGCCTCGTCCCATTCGGTGGGGACGTCGACGCCGCGGGCGGCGAGTTCGGCCGCGATCGCCCGTGCGGGATCGTCGGGCTTCGGCGCGCGGACCAGCGTTCCGAACAGGTCGAACGATACTG includes:
- a CDS encoding threonine-phosphate decarboxylase, with amino-acid sequence MDPDTAARVGRVPHGGCSEPEVIDFSANVNPRTPPGVADVYGDALARSRRYPDDAYPEYRSAAGEYVDCPPEGVVPTPGGLAGIRLAIATTVSRDESVLVPTPSFGEYAREVHLQGADVEFVAHDEVCESDPADHAMAIVCNPNNPTGTAYESGDLLDFLARCREADTALLVDEAFLGFTDRHSMAGRVGAVVARSLTKLFGLPGLRAGFLVATGERRERLENARRAWNLGTPAATVGAHCMAQYGFVEQTRRRVRTERARMAETLESEYNVVPSEAPFLLLDTGARSVDRVLDRVREGDLAVRDARSFRGLDSHVRVAVRTPEENDRLIEVLLDV
- a CDS encoding NTP transferase domain-containing protein, whose amino-acid sequence is MCGGRGTRLGMGEKPLVEVGGTPMVDRVLDAVAPVVGTVHAAPSTHTPQTRARLAGRVPIIETSGAGYVEDLSQALSAIDPPVVTLTADLPCLLPADVRAALDGYKRGSRTVCVPVERKRALGVSVGTRFEREGRALAPTGVNVVGEGEESVQRVDRVGLAINVNEPADLAVAERVASERF
- the cobS gene encoding adenosylcobinamide-GDP ribazoletransferase, producing the protein MAVDALRGALGFLTRLPVGRDERAWEAFRESPAAFPIAGYVVGALLSVPFLLPLPGPSTAFAFVSVVYLVTGVNHADGVADLGDAAVVHGDREKRRAVMRDTTVGVGALLALGIVLAGLALAGVALAGLPLAAAAGIVLAAEVGAKFAVALLIRLGELAHEGLGSQFVGQESGTLLAPLAAAVPAALISVPALAAVCGATLSGALLGRWAHYRLGGISGDVLGATNELGRVLALHAGVIAWTLW
- the cbiB gene encoding adenosylcobinamide-phosphate synthase CbiB translates to MSLVLAALALAVGLELALGEPPTEVHPVAWFGRAVERADREWSHPGTAGLAIAFLCPLFVAGAVSGFVALAGSLGPFFGILAAGCALFATTSLRMLLDVARTVIDESERDLAGAREAVRALVGRTPEELSAGELRSAAVESASENLADGLVAPLSAFALLAPLSPSLGAGGAAWVKAVNTLDSTLGYPEKPHGTASARLDDYVMWLPARASAALLALAARRPGALVRAREWAGAPPSPNSGWPMATLAGLLDVRLEKPGVYVLNPSRDLPTGADARRGVRIVALAGALSYALAGVVAWL
- a CDS encoding HAD family hydrolase translates to MAVSFDLFGTLVRAPKPDDPARAIAAELAARGVDVPTEWDEAYRTPQIDAPEGAEVPLHAHVAWALAACGVNVPENAARRAVIAAFDPDVEVREGAREAIVAAHELGPVGLLSNCSVPELVARTLIRADLRGEFDAVVSSVDCGWRKPHPKAFEAVATGLGTSVETLTHVGDSPVADGGIATCGGRAIVLDGIALSEVPALLDDCERER